Proteins encoded by one window of Vitis riparia cultivar Riparia Gloire de Montpellier isolate 1030 chromosome 11, EGFV_Vit.rip_1.0, whole genome shotgun sequence:
- the LOC117925439 gene encoding uncharacterized protein LOC117925439: MTMNPNLQQVMMKPTKPGRRRFIISSFFFILFLCAVASINEVQFGNLLQFGSCTFFSNNSSSSASFLPLNSTSDDIRILIGILTLPDQYHRRHFLRMIYGTQSPAGAKVDIKFVFCNLTKEDQKVLVALEIMRYDDIIILNCTENMNQGKTYTYFSSLPEMLNSTEGPSPPYHYVMKADDDIYLRLDKLVESLRPLPREDLYYGYVIPCGSMNPFHHYMSGMGYLVSWDIVEWVSVSEISRNHLEGSEDRVFGDWMRWGKRGKNRHTVKWAMYNYPDRPTACMHELWPDTIGVHLLKKQEKWIETLKYFNVTQNLKPSKLYHIP, translated from the coding sequence ATGACGATGAATCCCAATTTGCAACAGGTGATGATGAAGCCCACCAAGCCTGGACGACGCCGTTTCATCATCTCCtccttcttcttcatcctcttccTCTGCGCCGTAGCTTCGATTAACGAAGTTCAATTCGGCAATCTCCTGCAGTTCGGCAGCTGCACATTCTTCTCCAACAACTCATCATCTTCCGCTAGTTTTCTTCCCCTGAATTCCACCTCCGACGACATCCGGATCCTCATCGGAATCCTGACCCTCCCCGACCAGTACCATCGCCGGCACTTCCTCCGCATGATCTACGGCACCCAGTCGCCGGCCGGAGCAAAGGTCGACATCAAGTTCGTGTTCTGCAACCTCACGAAGGAAGACCAGAAAGTCCTGGTTGCGCTGGAGATAATGCGGTACGACGACATAATCATCCTCAACTGCACGGAGAACATGAATCAGGGCAAGACGTATACGTACTTCTCGAGCTTGCCGGAGATGCTGAATTCCACTGAGGGGCCATCGCCGCCGTACCATTACGTAATGAAGGCGGACGACGACATTTACCTGAGGCTGGACAAACTGGTGGAGTCTCTGAGGCCATTGCCCAGAGAAGATTTGTATTACGGGTACGTGATTCCGTGTGGGAGCATGAATCCATTTCATCACTATATGTCTGGAATGGGGTACCTGGTTTCATGGGACATTGTGGAGTGGGTTAGCGTTTCTGAGATTTCGAGGAACCACTTGGAAGGCTCCGAAGACAGAGTGTTCGGAGATTGGATGCGATGGGGGAAACGAGGGAAGAACAGGCACACGGTGAAGTGGGCGATGTACAATTACCCGGACCGGCCGACGGCTTGTATGCATGAGCTGTGGCCTGACACCATTGGAGTGCACCTTCTGAAGAAGCAGGAGAAGTGGATTGAGACGTTGAAGTATTTCAATGTTACCCAGAACTTGAAGCCATCAAAACTTTATCATATACCTTAG